In a single window of the Serratia quinivorans genome:
- the bmr3_1 gene encoding Multidrug-efflux transporter 3 yields the protein MGIDNVAGNEESGRESEQAPSIRLLFSALLLVMLLAALDQTIVSTALPTIVGEFGGLENLSWVVTAYLLASTIVVPLYGKFGDLFGRKIVLQIAIVVFLLGSVLCGLAQNMTELILMRALQGLGGGGLLVVTMAVVGDVIPPADRGRYQGLFGGVFGLATVVGPLIGGLLVQHFSWRWIFYINLPLGIFALLVIGAVFQSKVNRVKHEIDFLGASYLAAALTCIILFTSQGGTVMAWSDGQLWCILAFGLVSIGGFIYEERLASEPIIPLDLFRNRTFVLCALIGFIVGMSLFGSVTFLPLYLQVVKDSTPTQAGMQLLPLMGGIMLSSIISGRLISKRGKYRIFPIIGTLCALAGMVLLGTLKNSTPVHLLYLYISLLGLGLGMVMQVMILAAQNSVKPKHMGVATSSATLFRSIGGSIGVAVFGAIFTNVLHSRLATLLPEGAELPRSLGADAVHHLPAQLQNDYLQAFGGAIHSVYQIAAGVMALAFALTWLLKDVPLRKK from the coding sequence ATCCGCTTGCTGTTCTCCGCGCTGCTGCTGGTTATGCTGCTGGCAGCACTCGATCAGACCATTGTGTCTACCGCATTACCGACCATCGTTGGCGAATTTGGTGGCCTGGAGAACCTGTCGTGGGTGGTGACCGCCTATCTGTTGGCATCCACCATCGTGGTGCCGCTGTATGGCAAGTTTGGCGATCTGTTCGGTCGCAAGATAGTGCTGCAGATCGCCATTGTGGTGTTCCTGCTCGGTTCGGTGCTGTGTGGGTTGGCACAGAATATGACGGAACTTATCCTGATGCGTGCGCTGCAAGGGCTGGGCGGCGGGGGTCTGTTGGTGGTGACCATGGCGGTGGTCGGCGATGTGATCCCACCGGCCGATCGTGGACGCTATCAAGGGTTGTTTGGCGGGGTATTTGGTCTGGCGACGGTGGTCGGCCCGCTGATCGGCGGGTTGCTGGTGCAGCATTTCTCCTGGCGCTGGATTTTCTATATCAACCTGCCGCTGGGGATTTTCGCGCTATTGGTGATTGGCGCGGTGTTCCAGTCGAAGGTCAATCGGGTTAAACATGAGATTGATTTTCTCGGGGCCAGTTATCTCGCGGCGGCACTGACCTGCATCATCCTGTTTACCAGCCAGGGCGGTACGGTGATGGCCTGGTCGGACGGTCAACTGTGGTGCATTCTGGCCTTTGGCCTGGTGTCGATAGGCGGGTTTATCTACGAAGAGCGGCTGGCGAGCGAGCCGATTATTCCGCTCGACCTGTTCCGTAATCGCACCTTTGTACTCTGTGCATTGATAGGTTTTATCGTCGGTATGTCACTGTTTGGATCGGTGACTTTCCTGCCGCTGTATCTGCAGGTAGTGAAGGATTCCACGCCTACCCAGGCCGGGATGCAGCTGCTGCCGCTGATGGGGGGGATTATGCTCAGTTCGATCATCAGCGGTCGGTTGATCAGCAAGCGCGGCAAATACCGCATTTTCCCGATTATCGGCACCCTGTGTGCCTTGGCGGGCATGGTGTTGCTGGGGACGTTGAAGAACTCGACCCCGGTGCATTTGCTGTACCTCTACATCAGCCTGCTGGGGTTGGGGCTGGGTATGGTGATGCAGGTGATGATCCTGGCGGCGCAAAACAGCGTAAAACCAAAGCATATGGGGGTAGCGACCTCCAGCGCCACGCTGTTCCGCTCTATTGGCGGCTCTATCGGCGTGGCGGTGTTTGGCGCAATTTTCACCAATGTGCTGCACAGCCGCCTGGCCACCTTGCTGCCGGAGGGCGCAGAGCTGCCGCGTTCACTGGGGGCTGATGCCGTGCACCATTTGCCGGCGCAACTGCAAAACGACTATCTGCAGGCCTTCGGCGGGGCGATCCACTCGGTGTACCAGATTGCGGCGGGAGTAATGGCGCTGGCCTTTGCCTTGACCTGGCTGTTGAAAGACGTGCCTCTGCGCAAGAAATAA